A single genomic interval of Gloeocapsa sp. PCC 73106 harbors:
- a CDS encoding LemA family protein translates to MSNSNPSIPEDIAAEVLKVASEIYAETQNTYSLSELQAAGKEVNIPPEIISEAIAKVKEQQRLAKEKQLLAQQRNKTLIYIGSAIAGLTLLWGIFTYNSLSNSAQKVDATWSQIENQLQRRTDLIPQLINVVEAQSTQEKEVIKLLEDSRNRYLSAQTQSDKLKASGEVTDALNRFRSYFGSSQAYINLQYEMAGTENRIATERKRYNEAVQAYNQKVKAFPNSLIAAISGFKPRDFYQKA, encoded by the coding sequence ATGTCCAATTCTAATCCGTCAATACCAGAAGATATCGCCGCTGAAGTGTTAAAAGTCGCTTCAGAAATCTACGCTGAAACTCAAAATACTTATTCTCTATCTGAGTTACAAGCTGCAGGAAAAGAAGTCAATATACCTCCAGAGATTATCTCTGAAGCGATCGCTAAAGTCAAAGAACAACAGCGTCTAGCTAAGGAAAAGCAACTTTTAGCTCAGCAAAGAAACAAAACCCTGATTTATATCGGGAGTGCGATCGCGGGTTTAACACTATTATGGGGTATCTTTACTTACAATTCTCTCTCAAATTCAGCTCAAAAAGTTGATGCTACTTGGTCACAAATAGAAAATCAGTTGCAGCGTCGCACCGATTTAATCCCTCAGTTGATTAACGTAGTTGAAGCGCAGTCAACTCAGGAAAAAGAGGTAATTAAACTGTTGGAAGATTCTCGCAATCGTTATTTGAGCGCCCAGACACAATCTGATAAACTCAAGGCTTCTGGGGAAGTGACAGACGCCTTGAATCGTTTCAGAAGCTATTTTGGTAGTTCCCAAGCTTATATCAATTTACAATACGAAATGGCGGGAACAGAAAATAGAATAGCCACCGAAAGAAAAAGATACAATGAAGCCGTACAAGCTTACAATCAAAAAGTTAAAGCCTTCCCCAATTCTCTCATAGCTGCTATTAGTGGTTTCAAACCCAGAGATTTTTATCAAAAAGCTTGA
- a CDS encoding YciI family protein, which produces MPKYIMWGSYCEDALTKRTPHRQAHLAGLAQQKEQGVLITLGPTADNTQVFGIYEANSPEEVRTLVENDPYWQNGIWTEYQVKEWIQAF; this is translated from the coding sequence ATGCCCAAATATATAATGTGGGGAAGCTACTGCGAAGACGCCCTAACTAAGCGCACCCCCCACCGTCAAGCCCATTTAGCGGGATTAGCACAGCAAAAAGAACAAGGTGTTTTAATTACCCTTGGTCCCACAGCGGATAATACCCAAGTATTTGGCATTTATGAAGCTAATAGCCCTGAGGAAGTGCGCACTCTAGTAGAAAACGATCCCTATTGGCAAAATGGAATCTGGACAGAATATCAAGTTAAAGAATGGATTCAAGCTTTTTGA
- the pheT gene encoding phenylalanine--tRNA ligase subunit beta, which produces MKISLNWLQELVNVKLAAEELAQILTMAGFEVEAIEDLRQQAQGVVIGRVVDRQPHPNADKLSVCQVDIGQNTTANIVCGAPNVRADIFVPVATLGTYLPAVDLKLAPVKLRGVPSEGMICSLAELGLAKESEGIYIFPEDNLVPGTDVRPLLGLDDVILDLTTTANRADALSLVGIAREVGALTGAPVQLSRVELLTFPETSDLKTTISDSHACPVYMGTKIQGVKVGPSPDWLKWRLQNAGIRSINNIVDATNYILLEWGQPLHAFDAEKLKVTAQSEDLNMGVRFAVADESLQTLDGQKRQLKPQNLLITANDVPVAIAGVMGGEDTEVDEHTVNLVLEGAIFDPVTIRRSARSQSLRTEASTRYERGINQAEFSLALARAIALITELAGGQVTAQSTGGGLTQSRRIIHLRYERLEQVLGPVQTGRISHTEVEDILKALGCELQSVGDGLWEVTIPPYRQRDLEREIDLIEEVARLYGYDRFCAELPSKTQPGYLSTSEAIKRQLRYLLRAVGLTEVVHYSLVSNTGKEVVLNNPLFKEYSALRTNLTTGLIEACAYNLSQGNGVLNASEIGRVFSPTSGEISEREMVAGILGGDRTFAGRWVVGGKSVPLTWYEAKGLLESVFQSLNLSVEYRVLDSDPRLHPGRTASLWLNGQELGFFGQLHPQLTAAKDLPAAVYVFELDFTLLLNALTQIESLTAKFKLYSTYPAVARDLAFFSPVDISVAQLTTIMNEAGGNLLEDVEVFDQYQGENVPTGQRSLAFSLVYRASDRTLTESEIEPVHQQIREALVNTFNVTLRS; this is translated from the coding sequence ATGAAAATCTCACTAAACTGGTTACAAGAATTAGTCAACGTCAAGCTTGCGGCTGAGGAGTTAGCTCAAATTTTAACCATGGCGGGCTTTGAGGTAGAAGCAATCGAGGATTTGCGTCAACAAGCCCAAGGTGTGGTAATCGGTAGAGTAGTTGACCGTCAACCTCATCCCAATGCTGATAAACTGAGTGTGTGTCAGGTTGATATTGGGCAAAATACTACTGCTAATATCGTTTGTGGTGCGCCTAACGTCAGAGCTGATATTTTTGTACCCGTCGCTACTTTAGGTACTTATTTACCCGCGGTTGACTTAAAATTGGCGCCAGTCAAGCTAAGGGGTGTCCCTTCAGAGGGGATGATTTGTTCTTTAGCTGAGTTGGGTTTGGCTAAAGAATCCGAGGGGATTTATATTTTTCCAGAGGATAATCTGGTACCGGGTACAGATGTGCGTCCTCTTTTGGGTTTAGATGATGTAATTTTAGATTTAACGACTACTGCTAATCGTGCTGATGCGCTGAGTCTGGTGGGAATCGCGCGAGAAGTTGGCGCTTTAACGGGTGCTCCAGTACAATTATCCAGAGTAGAGTTGTTGACATTCCCAGAAACGTCAGATTTAAAAACTACTATCAGTGATTCCCATGCTTGTCCTGTTTATATGGGTACAAAGATCCAAGGGGTTAAAGTTGGACCTTCACCGGATTGGTTGAAATGGCGCTTACAGAATGCAGGTATTAGATCTATTAATAATATTGTCGATGCAACTAATTATATTTTGTTGGAGTGGGGTCAACCTCTTCACGCTTTTGACGCGGAAAAATTAAAAGTTACTGCTCAAAGCGAAGATCTTAATATGGGAGTACGATTTGCGGTTGCAGATGAATCTCTACAAACTCTAGACGGTCAAAAACGTCAGTTGAAACCTCAGAATCTCTTGATTACAGCTAATGATGTTCCCGTGGCTATAGCTGGGGTAATGGGTGGGGAAGACACAGAAGTTGATGAACATACGGTTAATTTAGTGCTAGAAGGGGCTATTTTTGACCCAGTAACGATTAGGCGTTCAGCGCGCAGTCAAAGTTTACGGACGGAAGCTTCTACTCGTTATGAACGGGGTATTAATCAGGCTGAGTTTTCTTTGGCTTTGGCTAGAGCGATCGCCCTGATAACCGAGTTGGCTGGAGGACAAGTGACTGCTCAAAGTACTGGAGGTGGCTTGACTCAAAGTCGTCGTATAATACATTTACGCTATGAGCGTCTTGAGCAAGTTTTGGGACCAGTGCAAACGGGTCGAATTTCCCACACAGAGGTTGAGGATATTCTGAAAGCTCTAGGTTGTGAGTTGCAAAGCGTGGGTGATGGGTTGTGGGAAGTAACCATACCTCCTTATCGTCAACGAGATTTAGAAAGAGAAATCGATTTGATCGAAGAGGTAGCTCGTCTCTACGGTTATGACCGTTTTTGTGCAGAACTCCCCAGTAAAACTCAACCGGGTTATCTCTCCACTTCAGAAGCGATTAAACGACAACTCAGATATCTGCTGCGGGCTGTAGGTTTAACCGAAGTAGTACATTATTCTTTAGTTAGCAATACAGGAAAAGAGGTAGTACTTAATAATCCTCTGTTTAAGGAATATTCCGCCCTGCGCACTAATTTAACTACAGGCTTGATAGAGGCTTGCGCCTATAATTTATCTCAGGGAAATGGTGTTCTCAATGCTTCAGAAATTGGTCGGGTATTTAGCCCCACATCGGGAGAAATTAGCGAAAGAGAAATGGTAGCAGGAATTCTAGGAGGCGATCGCACCTTCGCTGGACGCTGGGTTGTTGGAGGGAAATCTGTCCCTTTAACCTGGTACGAAGCTAAAGGATTACTAGAAAGCGTGTTTCAATCTTTGAATCTTTCAGTAGAATACCGAGTTTTAGATAGCGATCCTCGTCTACACCCGGGAAGGACGGCTAGTCTTTGGCTAAATGGTCAAGAATTGGGTTTTTTTGGGCAGCTACACCCTCAATTAACCGCGGCTAAGGATTTACCTGCTGCAGTCTACGTCTTTGAACTGGATTTTACTCTATTATTAAATGCTTTGACCCAAATAGAATCACTCACGGCTAAGTTTAAGCTTTATTCTACTTATCCTGCTGTAGCTAGAGACTTGGCTTTTTTCTCTCCCGTAGATATTTCAGTAGCCCAACTGACTACAATCATGAACGAAGCGGGTGGAAATTTACTCGAAGATGTGGAAGTATTTGACCAGTATCAAGGGGAAAATGTGCCCACAGGACAAAGAAGTTTAGCTTTTAGCTTGGTTTATCGGGCGAGCGATCGCACTTTAACTGAATCAGAAATCGAACCGGTACACCAACAAATCAGAGAAGCCCTCGTCAACACTTTTAACGTTACACTCAGGAGTTAA